Part of the Engystomops pustulosus unplaced genomic scaffold, aEngPut4.maternal MAT_SCAFFOLD_421, whole genome shotgun sequence genome, aagacctgacatctctggtggtcaccgctctactatcacttactgtactgcagctacaaccacatgaagacctgacatctctggtggtcaccgctctactatcacttactgtactgcagctacaaccacatgaagacctgacatctctggtggtcactgctctactatcacttactgtactgcagctacaaccacatgaagacctgacatctctggtggtcaccgctctactatcacttactgtactgcagctacaaccacatgaagacctgacatctctggtggtcactgctctactatcacttactgtactgcagctacaaccacatgaagacctgacatctctggtggacactgctctactatcacttactgtactgcagctacaaccacatgaagacctgacatctctggtggtcactgctctactatcacttactgtactgcagctataaccacatgaagacctgacatctctggtggtcactgctctactatcacttactgtactgcagctacaaccacatgaagacctcacatctctggtggtcactgctctactatcacttactgtactgcagctacaaccacatgaagacctgacatctctggtggtcaccgctctactatcacttactgtactgcagctacaaccacatgaagacctgacatctctggtggacactgctctactatcacttactgtactgcagctacaaccacatgaggacctgacatctctggtggtcactgctctactatcacttactgtactgcagctacaaccacatgaagacctgacatctctggtggtcactgctctattatcacttactgtactgcagctacaaccacatgaagacctgacatctctggtggtcactgctctactatcacttactgtactgcagctacaaccacatgaagacctgacatctctggtggtcactgctctactatcacttactgtactgcagctacaaccacatgaagacctgacatctctggtggtcactgctctactatcacttactgtactgcagctacaaccacatgaagacctgacatctctggtggtcaccgctctactatcacttactgtactgcagctacaaccacatgaagacctgacatctctggtggtcaccgctctactatcacttactgtactgcagctacaaccacatgaagacctgacatctctggtggacgctgctctactatcacttactgtactgcagctacaaccacatgaagacctgacatctctggtggacgctgctctactatcacttactgtactgcagctacaaccacatgaagacctgacatctctggtggacactgctctactatcacttactgtactgcagctacaaccacatgaagacctgacatctctggtggacactgctctactatcacttactgtactgcagctacaaccacatgaagacctgacatctctggtggtcaccgctctactatcacttactgtactgcagctacaaccacatgaagacctgacatctctggtggacgctgctctactatcacttactgtactgcagctacaaccacatgaagacctgacatctctggtggaaactgctctactatcacttactgtactgcagctacaaccacatgaagacctgacatctctggtggtcaccgctctactatcacttactgtactgcagctacaaccacatgaagacctgacatctctggtggtcaccgctctactatcacttactgtactgcagctacaaccacatgaagacctgacatctctggtggacactgctctactatcacttactgtactgcagctacaaccacatgaagaccggACATCTCTGGTGGACACCGCTCTACTATCACTTGCTGTACTGCAGCTACAgccacatgaagacctgacatctctggtggtcactgctctactatcacttactgtactgcagctacaaccacatgaagacctgacatctctggtggacactgctctactatcacttactgtactgcagctacaaccacatgaagacctgacatctctggtggtcactgctctactatcacttactgtactgcagctacaaccacatgaagacctgacatctctggtggacactgctctactatcacttactgtactgcagctacaaccacatgaagaccggacatctctggtggtcaccgctctactatcacttactgtactgcagctacaaccacatgaagacctgacatctctggtggtcaccgctctactatcacttactgtactgcagctacaaccacatgaagacctgacatctctggtggacgctgctctactatcacttactgtactgcagctacaaccacatgaggacctgacatctctggtggtcactgctctactatcacttactgtactgcagctacaaccacatgaagacctgacatctctggtggacactgctctactatcacttactgtactgcagctacaaccacatgaagacctcaCATCTCTGGTGGAcactgctctactatcacttactgtactgcagctacaaccacatgaagacctgacatctctggtggtcaccgctctactatcacttactgtactgcagctacaaccacatgaagacctgacatctctggtggacactgctctactatcacttactgtactgcagctacaaccacatgaagacctcaCATCTCTGGTGGACaccgctctactatcacttactgtactgcagctacaaccacatgaagacctgacatctctggtggtcactgctctactatcacttactgtactgcagctacagccacatgaagacctgacatctctggtggacgctgctctactatcacttactgtactgcagctacaaccacatgaagacctcacatctctggtggtcactgctctactatcacttactgtactgcagctacaaccacatgaagacctgacatctctggtggtcactgctctactatcacttactgtactgcagctacaaccacatgaaaaCCTGACATCTCCGGTGGAcactgctctactatcacttactgtactgcagctacaaccacatgaagacctgacatctccGGTGGACaccgctctactatcacttactgtactgcagctacaaccacatgaagacctgacatctctggtggtcaccgctctactatcacttactgtactgcagctacaaccacatgaagacctgacatctccGGTGGAcactgctctactatcacttactgtactgcagctacaaccacatgaagacctgacatctctggtggacgctgctctactatcacttactgtactgcagctacaaccacatgaagacctgacatctctggtggtcactgctctactatcacttactgtactgcagctacaaccacatgaagacctgacatctccggtggtcaccgctctactatcacttactgtactgcagctacaaccacatgaagacctgacatctctggtggtcaccgctctactatcacttactgtactgcagctacaaccacatgaagacctgacatctctggtggtcactgctctactatcacttactgtactgcagctacaaccacatgaagacctgacatctctggtggacactgctctactatcacttactgtactgcagctacaaccacatgaagacctgacatctctggtggtcaccgctctactatcacttactgtactgcagctacaaccacatgaagacctgacatctctggtggtcaccgctctactatcacttactgtactgcagctacaaccacatgaagacctgacatctccGGTGGAcactgctctactatcacttactgtactgcagctacaaccacatgaagacctgacatctctggtggacgctgctctactatcacttactgtactgcagctacaaccacatgaagacctgacatctctggtggtcactgctctactatcacttactgtactgcagctacaaccacatgaagacctgacatctccggtggtcactgctctactatcacttactgtactgcagctacaaccacatgaagacctgacatctctggtggtcaccgctctactatcacttactgtactgcagctacaaccacatgaagacctgacatctctggtggtcactgctctactatcacttactgtactgcagctacaaccacatgaaga contains:
- the LOC140111323 gene encoding uncharacterized protein, with product MTALRACNRTAPSHYVTGGTKQQSKMAALMYSLTASVHVQVSRAVTTRDVRSSCGCSCSTVSDSRAVTTRDVRSSCGCSCSTVSDSRAVTTRDVRSSCGCSCSTVSDSRAVTTRDVRSSCGCSCSTVSDSRAVTTRDVRSSCGCSCSTVSDSRAVTTRDVRSSCGCSCSTVSDSRAVTTRDVRSSCGCSCSTVSDSRAVTTRDVRSSCGCSCSTVSDSRAVTTRDVRSSCGCSCSTVSDSRAVSTRDVRSSCGCSCSTVSDSRAVTTRDVRSSCGCSCSTVSDSRAVSTRDVRSSCGCSCSTVSDSRAVTTRDVRSSCGCSCSTVSDSRAVTTRDVRSSCGCSCSTVSDSRAVTTGDVRFSCGCSCSTVSDSRAVSTGDVRFSCGCSCSTVSDSRAVTTRDVRSSCGCSCSTVSDSRAVSTRDVRSSCGCSCSTVSDSRAVTTRDVRSSCGCSCSTVSDSRAVTTRDVRSSCGCSCSTVSDSRAVTTGDVRSSCGCSCSTVSDSRAVTTRDVRSSCGCSCSTVSDSRAASTRDVRSSCGCSCSTVSDSRAVSTGDVRSSCGCSCSTVSDSRAVTTRDVRSSCGCSCSTVSDSRAVTTRDVRSSCGCSCSTVSDSRAVSTRDVRSSCGCSCSTVSDSRAVTTRDVRSSCGCSCSTVSDSRAVTTRDVRSSCGCSCSTVSDSRAVTTGDVRSSCGCSCSTVSDSRAVTTRDVRSSCGCSCSTVSDSRAASTRDVRSSCGCSCSTVSDSRAVSTGDVRSSCGCSCSTVSDSRAVTTRDVRSSCGCSCSTVSDSRAVSTGDVRSSCGCSCSTVSDSRAVSTGDVRFSCGCSCSTVSDSRAVTTRDVRSSCGCSCSTVSDSRAVTTRDVRSSCGCSCSTVSDSRAASTRDVRSSCGCSCSTVSDSRAVTTRDVRSSCGCSCSTVSDSRAVSTRDVRSSCGCSCSTVSDSRAVSTRDVRSSCGCSCSTVSDSRAVTTRDVRSSCGCSCSTVSDSRAVSTRDVRSSCGCSCSTVSDSRAVSTRDVRSSCGCSCSTVSDSRAVTTRDVRSSCGCSCSTVSDSRAASTRDVRSSCGCSCSTVSDSRAVTTRDVRSSCGCSCSTVSDSRAVTTRDVRSSCGCSCSTVSDSRAVSTRDVRSSCGCSCSTVSDSRAVTTRDVRSSCGCSCSTVSDSRAVSTRDVRSSCGCSCSTVSDSRAVTTRDVRSSCGCSCSTASDSRAVSTRDVRSSCGCSCSTVSDSRAVSTRDVRSSCGCSCSTVSDSRAVTTRDVRSSCGCSCSTVSDSRAVTTRDVRSSCGCSCSTVSDSRAVSTRDVRSSCGCSCSTVSDSRAASTRDVRSSCGCSCSTVSDSRAVTTRDVRSSCGCSCSTVSDSRAVSTRDVRSSCGCSCSTVSDSRAVSTRDVRSSCGCSCSTVSDSRAASTRDVRSSCGCSCSTVSDSRAASTRDVRSSCGCSCSTVSDSRAVTTRDVRSSCGCSCSTVSDSRAVTTRDVRSSCGCSCSTVSDSRAVTTRDVRSSCGCSCSTVSDSRAVTTRDVRSSCGCSCSTVSDSRAVTTRDVRSSCGCSCSTVSDNRAVTTRDVRSSCGCSCSTVSDSRAVTTRDVRSSCGCSCSTVSDSRAVSTRDVRSSCGCSCSTVSDSRAVTTRDVRSSCGCSCSTVSDSRAVTTRDVRSSCGCSCSTVSDSRAVTTRDVRSSCGCSCSTVSDSRAVSTRDVRSSCGCSCSTVSDSRAVTTRDVRSSCGCSCSTVSDSRAVTTRDVRSSCGCSCSTVSDSRAVTTRDVRSSCGCSCSTVSDSRAVTTRDVRSSCGCSCSTVSDSRAVTTRDVRSSCGCSCSTVSDSRAVTTRDVRSSCGCSCSTVSDNRAVTTRDVRFSCGCSCSTVSDSRAVSTRDVRSSCGCSCSTVSDSRAVTTRDVRSSCGCSCSTVSDSRAVTTRDVRSSCGCSCSTVSDSRAVSTRDVRSSCGCSCSTVSDSRAVTTGDVRSSCGCSCSTVSDSRAVSTRDVRSSCGCSCSTVSDSRAVTTGDVRSSCGCSCSTVSDNRAVTTRDVRFSCGCSCSTVSDSRAVSTRDVRSSCGCSCSTVSDSRAVTTGDVRSSCGCSCSTVSDSNSRCW